In one Capricornis sumatraensis isolate serow.1 chromosome 1, serow.2, whole genome shotgun sequence genomic region, the following are encoded:
- the LOC138092971 gene encoding small integral membrane protein 20-like isoform X1, with translation MSRNLRTALIFGGFIFLIGGAFYPIYSRPLLRLEDYSLTKKKQAINRAGIVQVDVQPPGLKVWSDPFGRK, from the exons ATGTCCCGGAACCTGCGCACTGCTCTCATTTTCGGCGGCTTCATCTTCCTGATCGGCGGCGCCTTCTACCCCATCTACTCCCGGCCTTTACTGCGGCTGGAGGATTACAGCCTTACAAA gaagaaacaagccATAAATCGAGCTGGTATTGTTCAAGTAGACGTGCAGCCACCAGGGTTGAAAGTGTGGTCTGATCCATTTGGCCGGAAATGA
- the LOC138092971 gene encoding small integral membrane protein 20-like isoform X2 has translation MSRNLRTALIFGGFIFLIGGAFYPIYSRPLLRLEDYRLKVWSDPFGRK, from the exons ATGTCCCGGAACCTGCGCACTGCTCTCATTTTCGGCGGCTTCATCTTCCTGATCGGCGGCGCCTTCTACCCCATCTACTCCCGGCCTTTACTGCGGCTGGAGGATTACA GGTTGAAAGTGTGGTCTGATCCATTTGGCCGGAAATGA